In a single window of the Flavobacterium ammoniigenes genome:
- the rsmI gene encoding 16S rRNA (cytidine(1402)-2'-O)-methyltransferase: protein MSKLYIVPTPIGNLEDMTFRAIRILKEVDLILAEDTRTSGKLLKHFEISTHMHSHHMHNEHKTVENVIARLQAGENIALISDAGTPAISDPGFLLTRACIEKGIEVECLPGATAFVPALVNSGLPNDKFVFEGFLPDKKGRQTRFLALAEETRTMILYVSPHKLVKTLSEFAAYFGEDRPVSVSRELSKLHEENVRGRVKEVLTHFEKIAPRGEIVVVVGGKPVVKEAKKNKFSEEE, encoded by the coding sequence ATGTCAAAATTATACATCGTTCCAACGCCAATTGGCAATCTCGAAGACATGACTTTTCGTGCGATTCGCATTCTGAAAGAAGTGGATTTAATTCTTGCCGAAGACACGCGTACCAGCGGCAAATTATTGAAACATTTTGAAATCAGCACCCACATGCACAGCCACCATATGCACAACGAGCACAAAACGGTGGAAAATGTTATTGCGCGTTTGCAAGCGGGAGAAAACATCGCCTTGATTTCGGATGCGGGAACTCCTGCCATTTCAGATCCCGGATTTTTATTGACCCGTGCTTGTATTGAAAAAGGAATCGAAGTCGAATGTTTACCAGGTGCTACTGCTTTTGTCCCCGCTTTAGTGAATAGTGGTTTACCCAATGATAAATTCGTTTTTGAGGGCTTTTTGCCAGATAAAAAAGGGCGACAAACTCGTTTTTTGGCTTTAGCCGAAGAAACTAGAACGATGATTTTGTATGTTTCGCCACACAAATTAGTAAAAACATTGTCCGAATTTGCGGCTTACTTTGGCGAAGACAGACCGGTTTCAGTATCCAGAGAATTATCCAAACTCCACGAAGAAAACGTCAGAGGAAGGGTTAAAGAAGTTTTGACCCACTTCGAGAAAATAGCACCAAGAGGTGAAATCGTTGTGGTAGTGGGTGGCAAACCTGTGGTCAAAGAAGCCAAGAAAAATAAATTTTCAGAAGAAGAATAA
- a CDS encoding rhamnogalacturonan acetylesterase, which translates to MRILLFLCVCISMSCWGQKTTIYTIGDSTMADKIKPNENPETGWCQVLPSFFDLNTIIIDNRAVNGRSTKSFIKEKRWDSVYNSLKPGDYVFIQFGHNDAKVADSTRYTNPHTTYRHNLIRFVTEARAKGAIPILFSSIARRNFNEQGVLIGTHGEYPLEVRLVAQEYQVPFIDLEYFSEQLEQSYGVEKSKELHLFFKAGEHPYYPEGKSDDTHLSRKGATEIATIAVRELKKLNLRLNAFYKK; encoded by the coding sequence ATGAGGATTTTATTATTTCTATGTGTATGTATTTCGATGAGTTGTTGGGGTCAAAAAACAACCATTTACACTATTGGCGATTCGACGATGGCAGATAAAATTAAGCCCAATGAAAATCCTGAAACAGGATGGTGTCAGGTATTGCCATCTTTTTTTGATTTGAATACAATTATCATTGATAATCGGGCAGTTAACGGGCGAAGCACTAAAAGTTTTATCAAGGAAAAACGATGGGATTCAGTTTATAATTCTTTAAAACCAGGCGATTATGTTTTTATTCAATTTGGCCATAACGATGCAAAAGTAGCCGATTCCACTCGATACACCAATCCGCATACTACTTACCGCCATAATCTGATTCGCTTTGTTACCGAAGCTAGAGCTAAAGGAGCAATTCCGATCTTATTTTCTTCAATTGCCAGAAGGAATTTCAATGAACAAGGAGTTTTAATTGGTACGCATGGCGAGTACCCATTGGAAGTTAGATTAGTTGCTCAAGAATACCAAGTGCCCTTTATTGACTTGGAATATTTTTCAGAACAGTTAGAACAATCCTATGGTGTAGAAAAGTCAAAAGAGTTGCATTTGTTTTTCAAAGCAGGAGAGCATCCTTATTATCCAGAGGGTAAATCAGATGATACGCATTTGAGTCGTAAAGGCGCTACCGAAATAGCAACAATTGCAGTTCGAGAGTTAAAGAAACTGAATTTAAGATTGAATGCATTTTATAAAAAATAA
- a CDS encoding 6-pyruvoyl trahydropterin synthase family protein, with the protein MSNIRITKQFSFETGHALYGYDGKCKNVHGHSYKLSVTVIGKPIVDRSNVKFGMVIDFTDLKKIVKEEIVDQFDHATVFNETTPHIELAKELKTRGHHVILVDYQPTSENMVIDFAQRINNRLPEGIALFSLKLQETDSSFAEWFASDNL; encoded by the coding sequence ATGAGTAATATTAGAATCACCAAACAATTTAGTTTTGAAACCGGTCACGCTTTGTACGGCTATGATGGCAAATGTAAAAACGTACACGGACACAGTTATAAATTATCTGTAACTGTTATTGGGAAACCTATTGTGGATCGCTCCAACGTAAAATTTGGAATGGTGATTGACTTTACCGATTTGAAAAAAATCGTGAAAGAAGAAATTGTAGATCAATTTGATCACGCTACCGTTTTTAACGAAACTACCCCTCATATTGAGTTGGCCAAAGAATTGAAAACACGTGGTCATCACGTGATTTTAGTTGATTACCAACCTACCAGCGAGAATATGGTAATTGATTTTGCGCAACGCATCAACAATAGATTACCAGAAGGAATCGCGCTTTTTTCCTTAAAATTGCAAGAAACCGATTCGTCATTTGCCGAATGGTTTGCCAGCGATAATTTGTAA
- a CDS encoding UDP-2,3-diacylglucosamine diphosphatase, giving the protein MPLTNNKKIYFASDQHFGAPTPELSFPREQQFVAWLDEVKQDAEAIFLLGDLFDFWFEYKTVVPKGFVRILGKLAEIRDSGIPIYFFVGNHDLWMGDYFQKELNIPVYRDNQEFTFGDKTFLIGHGDGKGPGDKGYKRMKKVFTNPVAKWFFRWLHPDLGVGLAQYLSVKNKLISGAEDVVFLGEENEWLIQYAKRKLETKHYNYLVFGHRHLPMVFPLGNNSDYVNLGDWISYFTYGVFDGDTFEIKKYE; this is encoded by the coding sequence ATGCCATTAACCAACAACAAAAAAATATATTTTGCATCCGATCAGCATTTTGGTGCGCCAACTCCCGAATTGAGTTTTCCTAGAGAACAACAATTTGTGGCTTGGCTAGACGAAGTGAAACAAGATGCCGAAGCTATTTTTTTATTGGGTGATTTGTTTGATTTTTGGTTCGAATACAAAACCGTAGTCCCAAAAGGATTTGTTCGTATTTTGGGTAAACTCGCTGAAATTCGCGACAGCGGCATCCCTATTTATTTCTTTGTGGGCAACCACGATTTGTGGATGGGAGATTATTTTCAAAAAGAACTCAATATTCCTGTATACCGCGACAACCAAGAATTTACGTTTGGCGACAAAACTTTTTTGATAGGCCACGGCGACGGAAAAGGTCCTGGTGACAAAGGCTACAAACGCATGAAAAAAGTGTTTACGAATCCCGTAGCCAAATGGTTTTTCCGTTGGTTGCATCCAGATTTGGGAGTGGGTCTAGCCCAATACCTTTCGGTTAAAAACAAATTGATTTCGGGTGCCGAAGATGTGGTTTTTTTGGGCGAAGAAAACGAATGGTTGATTCAATATGCCAAACGCAAATTGGAAACCAAACACTACAATTACCTTGTTTTTGGTCACCGTCATTTACCGATGGTATTTCCTTTAGGCAATAATTCAGACTACGTGAATTTAGGCGATTGGATTAGCTATTTTACCTATGGCGTTTTTGACGGAGATACTTTTGAGATTAAAAAATACGAATAG
- the recJ gene encoding single-stranded-DNA-specific exonuclease RecJ: MRWTIKPKPAPEQVRQLAQELNVDPLIATLLIQRNITSFDKAKAFFRPSLDHLHDPFLMKDMDVAVNRIEQAMANQENILVFGDYDVDGTTAVSLVSSYLKSIYPHIATYIPDRYAEGYGISFQGIDFAEDNGFSLIIALDCGIKSIEHVAYAKEKKIDFIICDHHRPGDSLPDAVAVLDPKRDDCRYPYDELCGCGVGFKLIQALSQNQNQTMNDLIPYLDLVATAIAADIVPITGENRVLAHFGLQVINEAPRPGIQALIQQIKKQTLTITDVVFVIAPRINAAGRIKHGNHAVELLTEFNLEQAQQFAKEIEDYNSERKGLDKQITQEALQQIENNKEQDSFTTVVFQENWHKGVIGIVASRLIETYYRPTLVFTKSGDYYAASARSVRGFDVYNALEACSEHLEQFGGHMYAAGMTLKVENYEAFKNAFEKVVQETMNPELRTPEMEIDAEIDFSEITPKLVRILKQFEPFGPQNMTPVFATQNVMDTGYPKYMGANEEHIRLFVKQQHSDGFAAIGFNLAHKKNVIANRNPFQMAYCIDENEWNGQISLQLRLKDIQ; the protein is encoded by the coding sequence ATGCGTTGGACTATCAAACCAAAACCCGCCCCAGAACAAGTTCGTCAACTCGCGCAAGAACTCAATGTAGATCCATTGATCGCCACTTTATTGATTCAGCGTAATATTACCTCTTTTGATAAAGCCAAAGCTTTCTTTCGCCCCTCACTCGATCATTTACACGATCCGTTCTTGATGAAAGATATGGATGTGGCTGTCAACCGAATCGAACAAGCCATGGCCAACCAAGAAAATATTTTGGTTTTTGGCGATTATGACGTAGACGGAACGACTGCAGTTTCCTTGGTGTCATCCTATTTAAAAAGTATTTATCCCCATATTGCAACCTATATTCCAGATCGCTATGCCGAAGGTTACGGCATTTCTTTCCAAGGGATTGACTTTGCCGAAGACAATGGTTTTTCGTTGATTATTGCCTTGGACTGCGGTATCAAATCGATTGAACATGTGGCTTACGCCAAAGAAAAAAAAATTGATTTCATCATTTGTGATCACCATAGACCTGGCGATTCACTACCGGATGCAGTTGCTGTTCTCGACCCAAAAAGAGACGATTGTAGGTATCCATACGACGAATTGTGTGGATGTGGTGTCGGTTTCAAATTGATTCAGGCTTTAAGCCAAAATCAAAATCAAACTATGAATGATTTGATTCCGTATTTGGATTTAGTTGCCACCGCCATTGCTGCTGATATTGTACCAATAACAGGCGAAAATAGAGTGTTGGCACATTTTGGTTTGCAAGTGATCAACGAAGCGCCAAGACCTGGAATCCAAGCTTTGATCCAACAAATTAAAAAACAAACCCTTACCATCACCGATGTCGTTTTTGTCATTGCGCCTCGTATCAATGCCGCCGGACGCATCAAACACGGTAATCATGCGGTAGAATTGTTAACCGAATTTAATTTGGAACAAGCCCAACAATTTGCCAAAGAAATTGAAGACTACAATTCGGAACGCAAAGGCTTGGACAAACAAATTACCCAAGAAGCGCTACAACAAATTGAAAACAACAAAGAACAAGACAGTTTTACGACTGTGGTTTTTCAAGAGAATTGGCACAAAGGTGTGATCGGAATTGTTGCGTCACGATTAATTGAAACCTACTATAGACCGACTTTAGTGTTTACTAAAAGTGGCGATTACTACGCCGCATCGGCCCGATCGGTTCGTGGTTTTGATGTGTACAATGCACTAGAAGCTTGTTCAGAACATTTGGAACAATTTGGCGGACATATGTATGCGGCAGGAATGACCTTGAAAGTAGAAAATTATGAGGCTTTCAAAAATGCCTTCGAAAAAGTAGTACAAGAAACTATGAATCCTGAATTGCGCACTCCCGAAATGGAAATCGATGCCGAAATTGATTTTTCGGAAATCACTCCAAAACTCGTTCGGATTTTAAAACAATTCGAACCTTTTGGCCCACAAAATATGACACCCGTTTTTGCCACTCAAAATGTTATGGACACCGGTTATCCAAAATATATGGGCGCCAATGAAGAACACATCCGCCTTTTTGTAAAACAACAACATTCAGATGGCTTTGCAGCTATTGGTTTTAATCTGGCGCATAAGAAGAATGTAATTGCCAATAGAAATCCATTTCAAATGGCCTATTGCATTGATGAAAATGAATGGAACGGCCAAATAAGCCTACAACTCCGACTAAAAGATATTCAATAA
- the pelA gene encoding pectate lyase produces MTLFSKKHCLVLVFILLHLVVTAQVHNQSWKQITESNDENWFASKEAIRVAENVLLYQRIIGGWPKNIQMHLPLSEAERQKFLVLKNDPTDCTIDNGATCQELLFLSKIYKKNPDERYKTAFLKGLDYLLEAQYDNGGWPQFFPLIKGYYSHITYNDDAMVGVLELLKELKNKSSFYSIVPSTEILQKVEKAFNKGIDCILKTQHLQNGVLTSWCAQHDEFSLLPAKARAYELPSLSGKESAKITLLLMSIEKPTQEIIASVEGAVQWFEKTKINGIEVQSMAIGNDKKEDKVVVKSPNAQPLWARFMDLNTNIPFFCDRDGIKKATLAEIGFERRTGYAWYTDEPKEVLKKYAKWKQKLENSASQNAKKKGLIKDEYLITVDQNGHGDFVTIQEAINSAQSFPYQRITIFIKNGIYKEKVKVHSWNPKISLIGESREGTIITYDDYFNKIGLGRNSTFYTYTLLVEGNDFFAKNLTIQNTSGEVGQAVALNVNADRVFFFNCSFLGNQDTLYTSGEGTKNYFSNCYIEGTTDFIFGDATVLFDNCEIHSKKNSFITAASTPQNNPFGYVFKNCKLTAAEGVSQVYLGRPWRIYAKTVFMNCEMGRHIQPQGWENWSKPEAEKTAFYAEYECKGLGFQPLKRVLWSHQLTKKESEKYTPEAILGKDFLSQIEIFKLN; encoded by the coding sequence ATGACATTATTTTCAAAAAAGCACTGCCTAGTTTTGGTTTTTATACTACTTCATTTAGTAGTAACCGCCCAAGTACACAATCAATCTTGGAAACAAATCACGGAATCTAATGATGAAAATTGGTTTGCTTCAAAGGAGGCCATTCGGGTTGCTGAAAATGTATTGTTGTATCAAAGAATCATTGGAGGTTGGCCTAAAAACATTCAAATGCACCTTCCGCTTTCAGAGGCAGAAAGACAAAAATTTTTGGTTCTGAAAAATGATCCAACGGATTGTACAATTGATAATGGGGCAACCTGCCAAGAGCTACTTTTTTTATCAAAAATCTACAAAAAAAATCCCGATGAAAGATACAAAACAGCTTTCTTAAAAGGACTAGACTACTTACTTGAGGCACAGTACGACAATGGAGGTTGGCCACAATTTTTTCCTTTAATTAAAGGATATTACAGTCACATTACCTATAATGATGATGCGATGGTGGGCGTGTTGGAATTACTTAAAGAACTAAAAAATAAATCTAGTTTTTATAGTATTGTTCCTTCAACTGAAATACTCCAAAAAGTTGAAAAAGCATTTAATAAAGGCATCGATTGTATCCTAAAGACACAACATTTACAAAATGGTGTGTTAACCTCTTGGTGTGCCCAACACGACGAATTCAGTTTATTACCGGCTAAAGCTCGTGCTTACGAATTACCTTCTTTAAGCGGGAAAGAATCAGCTAAAATTACCCTTTTGTTAATGTCAATTGAGAAACCAACTCAAGAAATTATAGCGTCGGTTGAAGGAGCAGTACAGTGGTTTGAGAAAACAAAAATTAATGGAATTGAAGTCCAAAGTATGGCAATTGGCAACGACAAAAAAGAAGATAAAGTAGTCGTAAAAAGTCCCAATGCCCAACCCCTTTGGGCGAGATTCATGGATTTAAATACCAATATTCCCTTTTTCTGCGATCGCGATGGGATTAAAAAAGCAACTTTAGCCGAAATTGGTTTCGAAAGAAGAACGGGTTATGCCTGGTATACCGACGAACCCAAAGAAGTCCTAAAAAAATATGCAAAGTGGAAACAAAAACTAGAAAATTCTGCTTCACAAAATGCTAAAAAAAAAGGCTTAATCAAAGATGAGTATTTGATTACAGTGGACCAAAATGGGCATGGAGATTTTGTAACCATTCAAGAAGCCATCAATTCGGCTCAATCCTTTCCTTACCAACGAATTACTATTTTTATAAAAAATGGCATCTATAAAGAAAAAGTAAAAGTGCATTCTTGGAACCCTAAAATTAGTTTGATAGGAGAAAGCCGAGAAGGAACCATTATTACTTACGACGACTATTTTAATAAAATTGGTTTAGGGAGAAATAGTACTTTTTATACCTACACCTTGTTAGTAGAAGGTAACGATTTTTTTGCTAAAAATCTTACCATTCAAAATACCTCTGGAGAAGTGGGGCAAGCAGTTGCACTCAATGTAAATGCGGATAGAGTTTTCTTTTTCAACTGCTCTTTTTTAGGAAATCAAGATACTTTATATACTTCTGGCGAAGGAACTAAAAATTATTTTAGTAATTGTTATATCGAAGGCACTACTGATTTTATCTTTGGAGATGCTACGGTTTTATTTGACAATTGTGAAATCCATAGTAAAAAAAATTCGTTTATAACAGCGGCTTCAACCCCTCAGAACAATCCTTTTGGCTATGTATTTAAGAATTGTAAATTAACAGCGGCCGAAGGAGTGAGCCAAGTTTATTTGGGTCGTCCATGGCGAATTTATGCTAAAACTGTTTTTATGAATTGCGAAATGGGAAGACATATTCAACCTCAAGGTTGGGAAAATTGGTCCAAACCTGAAGCAGAAAAAACAGCATTTTATGCCGAGTATGAATGTAAGGGTTTGGGATTTCAACCTTTAAAAAGAGTTTTGTGGTCACATCAATTGACAAAAAAAGAGTCGGAAAAATATACTCCGGAAGCTATTTTGGGAAAGGATTTTTTGAGCCAGATTGAAATATTTAAGTTAAATTAA
- a CDS encoding MFS transporter, giving the protein MKQKNDPYEALRYPEFNVFLILRFAMVFAWSMQFIVIEWQVYSLTKSALSLGIIGLMEIIPAVSMALFAGHIVDQNEKKGMLLKCILGFSVISIGLFLLTWPIITTGWSTQVILYSIYFLVFLGGLVRSFLGPTVFSLMSQIVPKKTYSNAATWSSSVWQIAAVLGPAIAGFLITWIGIHWSMCTVVAFAIIALIALSKIESKPILNPKIGEPVMQSLKEGVKFVFQNKTILGALSLDMIAVLFGGAVALLPIFAQDILKVGSEGFGILRAAPAIGAFLTMFVSAYVPLNKNAGMKLLVAIFAFGVCIIVFGLSTIFWLSVFALFMSGVVDGISVVIRQTILQLKTPDHMRGRVAAVNSIFVGSSNELGAFESGLTAKLMGTVTAVVFGGSMTLLTVLITGISSPTFRNLDLEKDLEEHRKEE; this is encoded by the coding sequence ATGAAACAAAAAAATGACCCTTACGAAGCCTTGCGCTACCCAGAATTCAATGTGTTTTTAATCTTGCGATTTGCCATGGTTTTTGCTTGGTCGATGCAATTTATTGTGATTGAATGGCAGGTATACAGCTTGACCAAAAGCGCTTTGTCATTAGGAATTATAGGGTTAATGGAAATTATTCCTGCTGTTTCTATGGCGTTGTTTGCTGGGCATATAGTGGATCAAAACGAGAAAAAAGGAATGCTACTCAAATGTATTTTAGGTTTTTCGGTGATTAGTATTGGCTTGTTTTTATTGACTTGGCCAATAATTACAACGGGTTGGTCAACTCAAGTAATCTTATATAGTATTTATTTCTTGGTGTTTTTAGGCGGATTAGTTCGCTCGTTTTTAGGGCCAACGGTATTCTCATTAATGTCACAAATTGTTCCTAAAAAGACCTATTCCAATGCAGCCACTTGGAGTAGTTCGGTTTGGCAAATAGCGGCTGTTTTAGGGCCAGCAATAGCAGGATTTTTAATCACTTGGATTGGTATTCATTGGTCGATGTGTACGGTAGTTGCCTTTGCTATCATTGCACTAATTGCCTTGTCCAAAATTGAATCAAAACCCATTTTGAATCCAAAAATTGGCGAACCAGTCATGCAAAGTTTGAAAGAAGGAGTCAAATTTGTGTTCCAAAATAAAACGATTTTAGGAGCGCTATCTTTGGATATGATTGCCGTATTGTTTGGAGGCGCCGTTGCTTTGTTACCCATTTTCGCCCAAGACATTTTAAAAGTAGGCTCGGAAGGTTTTGGAATTTTACGAGCAGCACCTGCTATTGGTGCCTTCTTAACCATGTTTGTTTCGGCTTATGTGCCTTTGAATAAAAACGCAGGAATGAAATTGTTAGTAGCTATTTTCGCTTTTGGCGTCTGCATTATTGTCTTTGGATTGTCTACTATTTTTTGGTTATCTGTTTTCGCTTTATTTATGAGCGGAGTGGTTGATGGTATTTCAGTGGTGATTCGCCAAACGATTTTGCAATTGAAAACTCCCGATCATATGCGCGGAAGAGTAGCGGCAGTAAATTCGATTTTTGTGGGTTCGTCTAACGAATTGGGTGCTTTTGAAAGCGGATTGACAGCTAAATTAATGGGAACGGTCACCGCAGTCGTTTTTGGCGGAAGCATGACTTTATTAACCGTTTTGATTACTGGGATTTCTTCGCCTACCTTTAGAAATTTGGATTTAGAAAAAGACTTGGAAGAACATCGAAAAGAAGAGTAG
- a CDS encoding glycoside hydrolase family 88/105 protein, with protein MRKVINLSRQFGAVLVLVLLLNQTLLAQESIGNIPSTLKWSERMALSIMKRHPQAYQIDGQTEPKWDYVHGLVLTSFEALFKHTKDQRYYNYRKQYADATIDENGSVASYKFDTYNIDMVTAGRILFNLYETTKDTRYLTVLQLLRKQIAEQPRTASGGFWHKKIYPNQMWLDGLYMGEPFYAQYTVQFENGAKLDDIAKQFELIQLHATDPKTGLLFHGWDESKQMPWADKTTGCSPNFWSRSIGWYVMALVDVLDYFPKNHPKRNELIGYLNEISNSLVKFQDPSGLWYQVTDKGGSEGNYLESSGSSMFAYAMAKGANKGYLPKKFKAIANKAFDGLTTRLIKTDSDGQIHITQACAVAGLGGNPYRDGSYLYYVNERKKDNDPKATGSFILAALELNR; from the coding sequence ATGAGAAAAGTAATTAATTTATCTCGACAGTTTGGTGCTGTACTTGTACTAGTACTACTATTGAATCAAACACTTTTGGCGCAAGAAAGTATCGGAAACATTCCTTCCACTCTTAAATGGTCTGAGCGAATGGCGTTGTCAATAATGAAACGCCATCCGCAAGCCTATCAAATAGATGGTCAAACAGAACCTAAATGGGATTATGTACACGGTTTAGTATTAACTTCTTTTGAAGCATTATTTAAACACACAAAAGACCAGCGGTATTACAATTATAGAAAGCAATATGCTGATGCCACTATTGATGAGAATGGGTCGGTTGCTTCGTATAAATTTGACACCTACAACATCGATATGGTTACTGCTGGCCGAATACTTTTCAATTTGTATGAAACAACAAAAGATACCCGTTATCTCACCGTTTTGCAACTGTTGAGAAAACAAATTGCAGAACAACCTAGAACTGCAAGTGGAGGTTTTTGGCACAAAAAAATCTATCCTAATCAAATGTGGTTGGATGGGTTGTATATGGGAGAACCTTTTTATGCTCAATACACAGTTCAATTTGAAAATGGCGCAAAATTAGATGATATTGCGAAACAATTTGAGTTAATTCAATTACATGCCACCGATCCTAAAACAGGATTATTATTTCATGGTTGGGACGAAAGCAAACAAATGCCATGGGCCGATAAAACGACAGGCTGTTCTCCTAATTTTTGGTCAAGATCTATTGGATGGTACGTGATGGCATTGGTAGATGTGTTGGATTATTTTCCAAAAAATCACCCCAAACGAAACGAATTAATTGGGTATCTGAATGAAATTTCGAATAGCTTGGTCAAATTTCAAGATCCATCAGGCCTTTGGTATCAAGTTACCGATAAGGGAGGAAGTGAAGGTAATTATTTAGAGTCTTCAGGGTCATCGATGTTCGCTTATGCTATGGCAAAAGGAGCTAACAAAGGCTATTTACCCAAAAAATTTAAAGCCATTGCTAACAAAGCATTTGATGGATTGACTACTCGATTAATTAAAACTGATTCCGATGGCCAAATCCATATTACTCAAGCCTGTGCTGTCGCAGGTTTAGGAGGGAATCCCTACCGTGATGGCTCGTATTTGTATTATGTTAATGAAAGAAAAAAAGATAACGATCCTAAAGCTACAGGATCCTTTATCTTAGCCGCATTAGAATTGAATAGATAA
- a CDS encoding enoyl-CoA hydratase/isomerase family protein: MALHNSTGSISISIEATIATVEFGHPASNSFPSSLLKELTTTIETLGHNPEVGVVVLKSQGTATFCAGASFDELLAVTTEAEGKTFFSGFANLINAMRKCPKIIVGRVQGKTVGGGVGIAAACDYVLATHEASVKLSELSIGIGPFVIEPAVSRKIGKTALAELSLVAGEWKSAAWAKEKGLFANTFATIEKLDEAVSILTHQLASYNPEAVTEMKKVLWEGTEHWDNLLVERAAITGKLVLSEATKSALKRN; this comes from the coding sequence ATGGCATTACACAATTCAACAGGATCCATCTCCATTTCTATCGAGGCTACAATTGCTACGGTTGAATTTGGTCACCCTGCCAGTAATTCATTTCCCTCCTCATTGTTAAAAGAACTGACAACTACCATCGAAACCCTTGGACATAATCCCGAAGTGGGAGTAGTCGTTTTGAAAAGTCAAGGAACAGCCACTTTTTGCGCTGGAGCTTCGTTTGATGAATTGCTAGCAGTAACCACTGAAGCGGAAGGAAAAACCTTCTTTTCAGGTTTTGCTAATTTGATTAATGCGATGCGAAAATGTCCTAAAATCATTGTGGGTCGTGTGCAAGGAAAAACAGTTGGTGGAGGAGTTGGAATTGCCGCTGCTTGCGATTATGTATTGGCAACCCATGAAGCGAGTGTCAAATTATCCGAATTATCCATTGGCATTGGGCCTTTTGTAATAGAACCTGCTGTGTCTAGAAAAATAGGTAAAACAGCTTTGGCCGAATTGTCTTTAGTAGCTGGCGAATGGAAATCAGCGGCTTGGGCCAAAGAAAAAGGCTTGTTTGCCAATACCTTTGCCACCATTGAAAAATTAGATGAAGCCGTGTCTATTTTGACTCATCAATTGGCATCTTATAATCCAGAAGCAGTAACAGAGATGAAAAAAGTCCTTTGGGAAGGTACGGAGCATTGGGACAATTTACTAGTAGAAAGAGCTGCCATCACTGGAAAATTAGTACTTTCTGAGGCGACCAAATCAGCCCTAAAAAGAAACTAA
- a CDS encoding HopJ type III effector protein, with protein MTLHAFLEKLNQYPEAITFAETIATIESNYDFTPTAFQNGKQHNGAGENSGSCKVFAFAKIQELSQAATLACFGAYYFEEVLGDPQGTNHQNIRNFMQFGWDGIQFEGEALVLK; from the coding sequence ATGACGCTACACGCCTTTTTAGAGAAACTAAACCAATACCCAGAAGCCATCACTTTTGCCGAAACCATCGCAACCATTGAAAGCAATTACGATTTTACCCCTACTGCTTTTCAAAATGGGAAGCAACACAATGGAGCGGGAGAAAATTCAGGGTCTTGTAAAGTATTTGCTTTCGCGAAAATCCAAGAATTATCCCAAGCAGCCACTTTAGCCTGCTTTGGCGCCTATTATTTTGAAGAAGTGCTAGGCGATCCGCAAGGAACCAACCATCAAAACATTCGCAATTTTATGCAATTCGGTTGGGACGGAATTCAATTTGAAGGCGAAGCATTAGTATTGAAATAA